DNA sequence from the Terriglobia bacterium genome:
CGCCACCGCCGAAGCCATGGTGTCGGGGCTCGCACCGGGAAGCGCGGCGCCTACTGCGATTGTCGGGTAATCGACGTTGGGAAGATCGCTGACCGGGAGCAAGCGATAGCCGAAGATGCCGAAAAACAGAATGGCCGCCATGATCAAAGACGTGGCGACCGGCCGGCGGATGAAAAATTCTGAAATGTTCATGAACTGCTTCCTGCCTTACAGAGCTGTTTTAACTTGAACCAGGGCGCCAGGAACTAAGCGGATCTGCCCGTCGGTCACCACCGTCTCACGCGGCTGGAGTCCTTTCTCGATGACACTCTGGTCCCCGGTGATTCTCCCCACGATCACGGGACGGGATTCCACGGTCATATCGGGCTTGACCACGAAAACATATTGTCCCGCCTGCCCGGTCTGAATCGCCTGGCTGGGCACTACGACGACGTTCGGCTGGGTCGTGAGCGTAACCGTCACGTTCACGAATTGCCCCGGCCACAGGCGCCCGGCCTGGTTCTCAAAAATCCCTTTCAACAGAATTGTTCCGGTGGTGGAGTTGACCGAGTTGTCGATAAAAGACAAGGTTCCCTGCTCCGAAGCACCGGCGCTGTTGGGAACGTTCGCGTCCACCCGGACCTTCCCTTTTGCGACATATTGCCTTATGACCGGCAGATCGCGCTCGGGAACAGAGAAGTCCACATTGATGGGATGCACCTGGTTGATGACCACCAGGGTAGTATCGTTGACCTTGACGATATTGCCCCTTTTGACAAGAATTGCCCCGGTGCGGCCGTCGAGCGGGGAGCGGATGTAACAGTATTCGAGATTGAGCTTTGCCTCCTCTATCGCAGCCTGATCCGCCCGGATCGCCTCATTCGCGTTTTCCACAGCCGCTTGATCAGCGCGCACGGCCGCATCGAGAGCATCCGCGCTGGTGCTGTACTGGTCAAAGACTTCCTTGGCGATGACTCCCTTCTGATAGAGCACTTCGTAGCGGCGTTTTTCAATGGCCGCGTTCTGCGCATTAGCCTGATCTCTGGCTACATTCGCCTCGGCTTGTTTCTTCTGCGCGGTGTCGCGCGCCAGGTTGGCCTCGGCCCGCTGCAAATCAGCCTGGAAGGGCCTGGGGTCGATCGTGAAGAGGAGCGCATCCTTCCTTACCTCCTGGCCTTCGGTAAAATCGACCTCGTCAAGCGCCCCGGCAACCAGCGATTTCACCGAAACTGTGGAGTAAGCTTCCACGGTTCCGATCCCGGTCACCTGCACGGGCACGTCCCTGGTCTGCGCCTTGGCGACCAGCACCGGCACCGCCATCCTCCTCTCTGCCTGGACCGCTTCCTTCGAGCAGCCGGAGAGAATGAGCGCCGCCGCCAGAAAGGGCGCCAGAAAAACAAGTTTCAACAGCGGCCTGTATCGCTGGATCGATGAACAGTTCATGTCAATCAAGTCCCTCCTGACCTGCCGCTTCGGCATCGTCAAAAGTCAAATCCCATCGTCTCCCGAAAACGGCTGTTCCCGGGCATCACGTCCTGGTCCGTTTCTCCGCTGCAAGCCCGAGGCGGGCCGGGTCAGCATCCCTTCGAGCCAGATGCCGGCGAGCGCCTTGCCGACTGCGCGCGGACCGAGACGCCTGGAGCGCGCCTTGCCGAAAAGCTCCTCGATCAGCACGTGATAGACCACCATGCCGAGGAAGCTGCGCGCCGCAAGGAGCGGATCGACGCGCCGGAAGTGCCCGGCATCCACGCGCTTTTGGATGTGCTCGGCGAGTATTTCGGAACGATCGGCGACGTACGTCCTGAAGAATCGATGGGACAGCCCGTGCCTCTGCAAGGCACTGTAGAGCAACAGCCGGCTCACGGTGGCATCTTCATGGTTGCGACGGAGGATTTCCTCTGCAATTGCGGCAAACGTCTGGCGGTCATCCTCGTTCCGGCTGAGCCGGCCCCTGAAGTTCCCATTTCCTCGGGCGAGGCGGCATTTCTCTTCGATCACGGCCCAATAAAGGCCTTCCTTGGTCCGGAAGTGGCGGAAGATGATGGCTTCGTTCACCCCCGCGCGCTTCGAGATTTGACGCGTGGTGGTACCGTCGAAACCCCGGCGCGCGAACAGTCCCATGGCTGCCCGTATGATCTGCCCGCGCCGGTCTTCAGCGGAAATTCGTGACGTCTGCCTGAATGCCATCCCCAGCACCCCCGTAAGTAACGGCTTACTCAAATATAGGATGCCGGGAGGGCTTAAGCCAATTTTTCGACATTCCGGAAAAGGCGGGTCAATATCGCGCGGACTGCAAGACAAGATCCAGGATCTAAGATCCGGAATCCAGGGATTGGAACCAGCGAGCTGCGGCTGCGATGTCGACGTTGCCCCCGCTGAGGATCACGCCCACACGCTTCCCCTCCACCGGGTGGCGATGATTGAACACGGCAGCAAGGCCGAGCACCCCGGTCGGCTCGACAACCAGCTTGAGCCGTGACCAGACAAAGTGCATGGCGCGGATCAGATCCTCATCCTCCACTGTGAGCATGTCATCCACGTACCGGCGAATGAGAGGGTACGTGAGTTGTCCCAGGGAAGAGGTGCGGGCGCCGTCGGCGATCGTGTTCGG
Encoded proteins:
- a CDS encoding efflux RND transporter periplasmic adaptor subunit, with protein sequence MNCSSIQRYRPLLKLVFLAPFLAAALILSGCSKEAVQAERRMAVPVLVAKAQTRDVPVQVTGIGTVEAYSTVSVKSLVAGALDEVDFTEGQEVRKDALLFTIDPRPFQADLQRAEANLARDTAQKKQAEANVARDQANAQNAAIEKRRYEVLYQKGVIAKEVFDQYSTSADALDAAVRADQAAVENANEAIRADQAAIEEAKLNLEYCYIRSPLDGRTGAILVKRGNIVKVNDTTLVVINQVHPINVDFSVPERDLPVIRQYVAKGKVRVDANVPNSAGASEQGTLSFIDNSVNSTTGTILLKGIFENQAGRLWPGQFVNVTVTLTTQPNVVVVPSQAIQTGQAGQYVFVVKPDMTVESRPVIVGRITGDQSVIEKGLQPRETVVTDGQIRLVPGALVQVKTAL
- a CDS encoding TetR/AcrR family transcriptional regulator — translated: MAFRQTSRISAEDRRGQIIRAAMGLFARRGFDGTTTRQISKRAGVNEAIIFRHFRTKEGLYWAVIEEKCRLARGNGNFRGRLSRNEDDRQTFAAIAEEILRRNHEDATVSRLLLYSALQRHGLSHRFFRTYVADRSEILAEHIQKRVDAGHFRRVDPLLAARSFLGMVVYHVLIEELFGKARSRRLGPRAVGKALAGIWLEGMLTRPASGLQRRNGPGRDAREQPFSGDDGI